gttcttcaaatgtcgtcctcttcttgatgacttgtgtcggaatcaatcgcctcattaaaactttgacaaggaaaaacccagtgggataaaaccttggtaaaactcttcacatgtagtacttaacatgtagttcatcacatgcaatacgattttcaaagatcgacgagtctaattTAATTGCCTCCGTAAAACTTCTCCagggaaacccagagggacaaaacctgaactaaagaaaaaaaagtacaatattaagcaaacttagaacatagttggactcgaatatgttgcctcattaaaaccttgacaaggaaaacccagtgggataaaaccttgacgaagggaaaggagtacaacgtgacagatgcaagtaaaggtgatctgttgcagatgataactttgttccgttgaagtttactagttgcttcacaactcctaaggcagaaaatccttgtgCGAAAGACAATatccttagttgggaaattacttcccggtgtttgttgttgtctcattaaaaaccttgccgagcaacaaaaccttgtgggaaaaagtaacctcggtgaaggaaaagagttcaacacaccattagatgctccccctgatgtcaaacAATTtttattagtctaatgcagtcaaaaggagtttatcacactttactttggtgacttggatgtttatataaccatgttgttgattctggaagttacgttgcttaacggactatcgtgtttcatttctttgattcaaatattttcaataatatcaacaCTATCTTTATGTATTCAACGTTTAACATACTTGAtgattttagtgttgtctcgctaaaaaccttgtcgagtaacaaaaccctttgggaaaaactattctcgaccgaagggaaaaagagtacaacacagcttcaatttcgaagtaaattatgtcgacatcatatccttggatcctccccctgatgtcggcattccccctgattactttcatagTTGTTCCATACCGATCCTTTAGTCATGtgcttttcgaaactgaatatcggtaatgacctagaaaatagtcgaccgtatctccccctgattacttccgttggagaagagattattgttcctttataatcaacaacctttgtaTTGCACTTTcctagcattcctttttatgtctttgcatggataaaacaaatttatgtcaatggttacttttaagcacatgattacattcactataccattccaatgacgttgcgttggagCTGagttatatctagctaacaagttcattgaggatataacatttggtcgagtacatttttctaagtacaataatgcgtctattatacttagataaggaaagttcatctcccAAACCaaattcgtcatcttcctttagacgaattggtcatttatgtacatttgaaactcgactaatcatgggagtgctagaagcatgcacgtccttgttaaatttcctgacaatggacatatgcaaacttGTGGAATAATgtaccacaagctcggtcttctagtttagaacatagataagatcgagatttcccaggatttCATCtcaaattaagattttaaataacTTGTAaaatctcttattccattaagagtacttatcatgtccataccgtcgacatagatagctataattctgaatcaggaacttatttaatacgcatggcacgaaaccttacttgtttatcccttcccagtaaaatagtcacttagactGGTATACCACATCCGactgattgtttaaatcaataagtgagtgttccagtgtaactgcaaacacactccgtggttttagagtcattcgacttgggaagcaaaagtCCATCATGCACTTTCgcaaatatctttgagtctaaatctccagagatataactacatctactatgtttcaagttctttaatttgaaactaccaagcaaactaattaactgGACATTATGATGTTCATAAGAGTAAgcgatccaggggtttgtgagaaacctcacTCCACAAGGTGATTCTATATACTTTAAGGcctcattcttctcactacacttcgtgacaaataaccacatatgtcccacaggctttacattaggttggttagcactaccacaccaaatacccgtatatttgtcaaagaactaagttctacctggattgcgtaggccaaatatgttatttatttgaaattaatcaaaataaagcatggttcgatctcattgtgctctacttctgaagcaactatttatggattatatcatcattgtgcacgcatgatccttacATTGACTTATATACATtttcataatccgtcaggatttcattgttctctagaatcatttaaaacttcggagcgtcctccagtttaattcatggacatattcagagacaatcttatgagatgatttctgatgatataaataagttgtgccttcctATTAATCAgtatagaaaaaaaaatcaatcaatctgATATAGCTCAGCGGTATAgcatcgtgcatgataacgttttgtagtATCAATTGGGTTAGAGATAGAGAAGGAGAACAGCTTCttattgataaagaggcatcaGAGATTACATACATACAATGTTCTCTATATATAGGATAGGGAAAACCTAGttatctaatggaccgcacatccatgaacCACATGCCCTATAACAGGAAAACGTCGTAGCTTAAGATCTGTGGCAAAATATTACACCAACTAATAAGAGCTTAGTCCAGTTAGCCAGAAATCCGATTCTTATATTTTAATTGTTTCAGCTTAGCGATAAGCTCTTCAAATCCTTTTACATTCTACCAGTTACCGTTTGATGTGTTATTACTTTTATGCTCTTATACAAATGATGTTCTTTTTTACCTACCGTCAACGATCTTGGCTCCACCCACCATCATGCACAAAACGTCCATAGACCAAAGATTGAATATAGAGTACGAGTTGACCCTTGTGTTGGGGGAATCTGACTTAGTTGTTCACCCCTCATACAGTGTGGATGAGCATAACTCCACGCATTTTCAACGTGTAAACTTTACATACGAGCATCTCACATGTGAGGATGAAGCATCTTTTTACGGACGTTTATTGCCCTATTTTATCGTTCCATTTATGTATCGCCACAGCTACCTATAAAACTGTCGCCTTTTTTAGAATGAATTTGGATAATGCCCAAGACGAGTGATAGATAATAAGAGAAAAagattgtcaataaaatttgattCTTCAAAttgaaaatcatatgaattacatttCTTAAAAGCAATGATTCTTCTGTAAATTTGATTTCACTAGCTAATTATTCTTTTTGTTAGGATCCAAGGAATTAATACAATGAATAATTAAAAAGCTCGAGTAATTAATCGGTGAAGCTCCCCGGAGACCTATAATTGGTATGCTAAGCCCCATTGTTGGCCCGTTTGGGAAGCCAAACCCAGCCATGACTTGCTTTCATCAATCTTGTTCGCCTGAGTTTGGCCGGATTTTGTTGCCGGAGTACCGGTAACTTGATATGGCGCTTTAGCATTAATCCTATCTTTTCTCTTCTCTAGGAACCGATGGAGTGATGCTTTTCTTGCAATGGGCAAATCTCCAAACTGTTTTTGTTGTACTTGCTGCTGTGGTTGCTGTACTGGTCTCGGCGGCAATACATCCTTGCTAGCAGCAACGGAATTACTCGTAACAGGAGAGAAATTCTTGGCAAAATTCATAACTTCTTTTGCCTTTTCCACCGGTAAGTTGTCGAAAACTAGTACCTTACCACCGTAAAATATTGTCATTTGTGCGGCTTCAGGCTTCTTTGTTTCCGTCGATGTTGTGGTAGGAGCAAAACCGGTACGTTGTGGGAATAAATCCATGGATTTATTGACTTCACGGTTGTAAAATAGTGGCGACGGAACACCCATTACTGGAGCTGgtgctggtgatgatgatgatgataagttcATGCCTGTTGGACCGAAACTACCTTTGTTTTCTTTCATGTATTGACTCAACAGATTACATGTTTGAGAGAAATTCTTCGATCTCATCATCCTTTCTTGTTGCAATAAACTCGACataattcgattgaatcggattaTATTATCTcgtaaaagatctaacaattgaaGCAGCTttcgttgttgttgttcttcttctttcttttagcCAGTgatattcttcttcttgttgttgtttgttaTGAAGTTGTGTGAAGTATCGTTCGAGGTCTCTTTATATTTATATAGAAGGTGGTAATGATGATAGAGGTTGTTGCTTGTGTTTGTGTGTGTGTGAATTCATACATGTGTTTCTTGCTTTAGAAAGTGAATCGGTGCAGGGTGGGGGTCGACTATATTGCAACTTTGCAAGTAGGTGTAGAGGAAGGGTCCAAGTAAAGAAAGGGATAAAATGCCATAATAGGTCGTGAACATGCCAGCCTAGCTCACTAGCTAGCTAgatatattatattatatatgATCGCGCATTTTACAATGTTATACCACTCGATCGCCGTTAGTATGTTCTAAGGATAAGGAGCCCCAATAAAATCACCAAATTCGGAATTATAAGTTGAAGCAACGAAGAAAATCCCAGATTTTTCACCTTTCCAAACAACCCATCTTCCGCAGAATCGTTCCCAGATGGTTCCAACATATTTGATTCATGTCAACTATAAACATTGTAATTGTAATGGTGATACTTTATGCTCGTATCTCGCAGCTACAACATTTACATGTTTGGCGGTCTGTTTTTTTGTTAGATGGAAAAAGAAGATTTTATTAAAACTAAAAGAATGTACACAGACAATAATAACCTACACAATCTACGTACAAATAGTAGGCTAGAAACATAAGAAAAAATTTACAAATAACTAATCTCATTCGAAAACTAAATGTGCAAAAGTGGTATATATCTAATGTCCAATTACTTATGTCAGTAAGAGGATGAGGGATTTAGCTTCGAAAGTTTATATTTCCATGCaaactttgtagttgcatcttttgcGAAGACTACACCCAACAAGATCTAACGATTATAAAACTACCAACATTCGAGATTCAAAGATAAATAAGATATAAATAACTTGAAAGTAAAGATGAACACAagtatataacgtggttcggcctcgtagacctacatccacggagaagAAACTAAATCTTTATCTTTGAAGGTCTTACCCTTAAATGAATTACAAATATCACTTACACTTCTCACTCTTTCTTTCTCTAAGTCTCTCTCTAGAATTctatgtagaaagaccatctaaaatTATCTGCCCAGCTCCTTCTACATGaactggtatttatagacaaaactAGACTCCTGAAGACATGAT
This genomic window from Papaver somniferum cultivar HN1 unplaced genomic scaffold, ASM357369v1 unplaced-scaffold_15, whole genome shotgun sequence contains:
- the LOC113335744 gene encoding protein TIFY 10b-like, with the protein product MSSLLQQERMMRSKNFSQTCNLLSQYMKENKGSFGPTGMNLSSSSSPAPAPVMGVPSPLFYNREVNKSMDLFPQRTGFAPTTTSTETKKPEAAQMTIFYGGKVLVFDNLPVEKAKEVMNFAKNFSPVTSNSVAASKDVLPPRPVQQPQQQVQQKQFGDLPIARKASLHRFLEKRKDRINAKAPYQVTGTPATKSGQTQANKIDESKSWLGLASQTGQQWGLAYQL